A region of the Penicillium psychrofluorescens genome assembly, chromosome: 6 genome:
GCAATTAATTACCAACCGCCACCGATCTTCCCAGCCAGCTCTGCAACCCGAGTAGTATCGTCCGTGTTCTTATCTTTACCGACTTCGCTTTCGACCTTGCGGTATGTAGTGTAGACAAGCTTCTCGAGTGGGATATCCATGAATCGTGACCACTGACTTAGACCTTCATGGATCTGGGCTTCCTTGTCTGCTGCAGAGACAGGTTGAGGAGGTTCTTCATTCTCCGAGTCTGACTCCATGGAGAAGTACGCTTCATCGACGCGAGCAAGCCATGCACGCTGCTCATGAGGGGACGGTTTGGATGTGGCAACAGAGTCCGTTGTGTCCATCGCCCCAGTCGCTTCTCTGGCATCTTCCACGCGCATCTGACCACCGCCGTTCGTGCAGCCGCCGGGGCATGCCATGACTTCCACGTAGGCGTAATCCGACCCACCGCCAGCCGTGGCGTTGCGCGACATTGCCTGTCGTCGTGCAGCGCCGGGGAGTCTCGATGCGCGAGCAGGCTTGAGTTTCCGCACCAAGTTCTGGATGTTCCGGAAGCCGTAGTAGCGGGCTGCTTTCATGATGGGCTGGCCGTCTTTGGAATTTAGGATGTATTCGACAACATCGGCGTTGCGCCCGCGATGGGTGACGAGCTCGCTCTCAGGGTTTCGGGCTTGGAAGGCCTTCAGCACGTGGTGGAGGTAGCCTCCCGATGTGCCGGCTTCAAGAGTCTGTTCTGTTCGAGAGCGTGTGGAGGATATAAAGAAATCAAGCGCTTTCTCGGGGAATGGCGGGGTGAAGGTCGGGGGTAGAGGCTGCAACGGCAGGTTCGGCAATGAAAAGCCCCGAGACGAGGCTAGGGAGAGGAGCTCGCGCGTGGTAATAACACAATCAACATCGCGGACAGGCTGGTGTTGCTCGTTTGCCCCAGTCTGCCATGACATATCGGTAAGTTCTTCGCGACTAGCCTCCAACTTCTTGTCGAAACAGGGCATGAGCGCCAGGTGCCATATCTGCGAGGGTGGGACCCCGAGAGCCTTGCTCAAAACGGTCTTGAAAAATGTCCCAGACAGTGCTTGGGGAGATTTCAGCCGAGAGAGATGCGGCAGGATAAATGGATGCGTCTTCTCAGCATAGCAGATCCACCCTGGACAAGCCGAAGACAGGACTGGTCGTTGGGGAAGCGGACTGTCTGAATTTTCGGAGCTGAGAGACTCCGACACCTCATCTGCTGTGAGTACCAGCACAGCCTCCCGCATGATGTTTGTGTCCACCACCCAAGTAAAGCCGCTGCCGTGCTTCCCACCGGCCCGTAGACCTTGCGGGCCGCGTAGGAACTGGTCGATCATGTACCCCGCTTCCTTCTCGGAGATACCATACGTAGCTGCCAGACCGGCGCGGACCTGAGGGCTGACACTGGCGACGAATATCCTGCCTTCATCTGCTGCCCCGGCATTTGCAATCGTCGCGCCCGGCGTCAGAGGTAGTTCTGGGAAAGAGTCCAGCGTATTGAGGACCTCCGTGTGAGACTGAAGGGAGATGAGAACCGCTTCGGCAGAAGTGACACAGCCCGAACAAGCCAAGCAGTCCGTCAAAGAGATCTGGGCGGGTGGAAGAGTCTCCGGCTGGACTTTGTCTTCGGTGGTGACTTCGTAGGCATTCTATGAATAGCATCAGTACTTGCTCTCGACCAAACTgagaacaacaaccaacCTCCTGGGTCTTTGTGTCTTTTGGTGGGAGTGTTTCAACTGGCTTAATGCAGGCAACCCCCGGCGAAATGAAATCGTTCAAGTCGTCCGCAGACAGGATCGCGCTCATTGTGGCGTGAGGCCGCTCTGGGCGCTGATCCCGCTAAACGATCAcggaaagagagagcgaTGTCGGTATTTCTTTGTCTCCCAAGAGTCAAAGGAAGATGAAAcagagatggaagaagaaaacaaaaagaaaatgactGATATtaagaaagaaagaaagaacgaGAGTTTGTCATCCTTGTGGCGATATCGGGGTCGATAAGCCCACCGCCTTTGTTTCTGCCGGACTGCTTATCATCGGCGCGCTCATTGGCTGTCGGTGAACTATGGATCAGTAATTCGCAAAGACAGAGCGAAATAGTcgaaagacaaagaaacatAGTGAGGTTATTATAGACAATTCAGGTATAAGTAAGTCTGAACACATGTCTACCAGTGAGCCATCTTATTTCTCTTTGAAACTCCAGACTGAAAACATCCAAGCTTCATTCAACATGGTTACTAGGACCAGAAATCAGCCAAAAGACGATCAACTAAACATTAAACAACTCCAAAACAAACGAGTCCAAAAGCCTCAGCCGAGATTGACAGACAGTGAAGTCAGGAAAAAGCGACGCGACGtggcgaagaagacccgCGACTTGATCCGGCCAATCTCAAAAGCCTTACACCTCACGACGCCTCCAAGCGGATACAAAGCCACCTTTAAAAATACGGAGCCGCTGAAACCAACAGGAAAATCTTTTCCAGGTCTTTCCCCGCTCACTGTCAAAGTTGTGCGAGGTGACACCTTTGAGACGGCAGTCACCCTCGACAATGCCCGTGAGCTGATGGGGTGTCAGGATACGCAGACAATCTGCGTTCTCAACTTTGCAAACGCTAGAAGTATGGGCGGTGGATGGCTTAATGGGGCAATGgctcaagaagaagagctgtGCTATCGTAGTACCCTCAGCGCCACCCTCAAGCCTCGTTTCTATCCCCTCGGGGAGCTGGAAGCAGTGTACTCGCCCAAcgtcgtcatcttccgcgAGAACTATGCCAAGAATCACAGCTTGATGTGGCACGAGACCCCGGAGTTGCTCCCGGTTGTCAGTATTATCAGCATCGCCGCGCCTGACAGACCGGCGACCACGGTggccgatgatggccaggaaAAGTACCTGAACCCCCTTGATCGGGACATGATGAAGGACAAAATGCGCCTGATTCTGCGCGTGGCAGGGCATAGCGGGCATCGCAGGCTGGTCCTTGGGGCATTTGGATGCGGTGTCTTCAGAAATCCCAAGCACGACGTGGCGCATTGCTGGGCTGAGGTCTTGAAAGAGAATGAGTTCAAGGGATGGTGGGAGATGATCGTGTTCGCTATATTGGAGAAAAACGCGGATTCTGTCGATGGTGCGGGTTTGACGTTGCGAATCTTGAGGAGTATATTGGGCAATCTTCAGGTCTGATCAGGACTGGTTCGGCGTTTGCTTTACTTTTTTGGGATTTGCAGTGCGCACTGTTCATGTTTTGTATGGCATTTCTCTGGTTCCGTTGTACTTGACATTGTGACAATGATTTCAATAGACTCCTATGGACAGTACGTGATGTAATGCTCCCCCTATGTCCTTGTCCGTGTAGAGCGTCGTCTACCAAGACTCGCATCATTtggcttcttctcttcttccaagtCTTCACTCTTTACAGCCgttcgcttcttcttgctctgtgATTTCGAAGACTTCGGCTTGACCGCTTCCTCAGCTTCTGAATCGCTCTCCTTTTTCACCGATGCTCTCTTGCGTTTCGAGTTTGCCGGCGTACCATTGGCACTCTCATCGAAATCCTTGGCCACAGCCCCGGTCTTTTTCTGGACAGACGGAACGACTGCACTGGTCCGGCCGCCAACGGTGAGAAATGTGATCTTGTCGCCATTGGGAAGAACCGCGGGctgattcttcttccccttgccCCACCGATGTTTGAAAAGCCAGTGCTCAGGGAATTTCTCTGAATCAGCCAATACGTCGAGGGAGGTAGAGCAGACATAATGTATCGCGGTATGCAGttccttgatctgctcgTCGGACAAGGTGTTGCTGTATTGTTCTGGGTGTATTTTGGCGTGGTAAAGAATCTCATCCCTAGGGTTATAGTCAACACCTGAACTTCGAACTGGAGACGTGGTATACTTACCCCATCCAATTCCCAATTCCGCTGATGTTAGCTTGGTCGAGCAAAAGCGCTTTGATGGGCACTTTCTTGCTCCGCAGTTTGTTCATCAACCACTCCGCCGTCACGGTTTCCTTATCAGCGACTGGATCTGGCCCGTTCTCTTTGAGGGGCGTGTGGTTGCGAATATCATCGGCCGGGCAATCAACCAGCCTGATCCGGCTGAGACGACGGAAATCCACAAATGCCGCCTCCGTCTTGACCTCATCGCTGGTCTCCATCAAAAATTTCCAATATTTCGGCGGCCACTCCTTATCTGCCGGCTTGTCGGATCGGTAGTAGTATGTgtcggcatccttgatcttcagccAGCCGGCCATCCCAAAGTGCATCACTGCATGCGGTGGCGACGACATGGTGATCCAGAAATATTTGCCTTGTTGTCCAGCGCCTacgatcttcttgccctgCATCGCTTTCTGGAACTCGGCCGCGCTGGTCCCCACTTTCCCGTACACAATATCATCATGCTGCGCCTGGACCTTGGACAGGGTCTTGCCGACCAAGTGTTGGCGGATAAAATGCACAATCCTTGCAACCTCTGCTAGTTccggcattgttgatggAATCAAGAGGGTGGATGCATCGAACAAGGAGAGAATGAGCTCGACACGAGAACAGTCAGACGCGACACGCGGTCACATGACCACTTAACATTAGTCATCGTTAtcggcgatgatgtcgaTAGCGAAGACTACGTCTTTCGACACATCTGGTTATATTGGAAACCCTTCTCCACCTTGTCCTTGTTTCTGCTGTTACTTCTTTCTATCCATCCAAACTGGAGTGGTTCTGGGCTACCAAGTTCAAACCAGGTCGAGACTCGGGGGAGGCAGCTAGTGGCAAGATGGCACAAGCTTCGTCGACGGAGGCTCCAGCGCTAACTCCTCAGTTCTGTTTCGACGAGCGGCTGCTTCGAGGTTTGTCAGAAAGCAAGCCACATACTTCTTGTGTGACCTACTGACgcccttttttctttcccgCTCAGATTTCCTTCGTCTCTCCAGATCGACCATAGATGATTCAATATCGCAGAACCTAAACGCCCTGGTCACTCCTGCCCAAGCAGGCTTTGACCCGTCCTCCACCGCTTCACGGCAAACGGGCTCTCGGACCAAGAAAGTAATAGATCCCACCGCATGCCAGTCCCTCAAAAACAATGTTCTGTTCCCGTCATGGCAGACCCGATCCGACGTTCTCAATTACTGTGCTGGAGTCGCTACGAGTCCCGATCCAGATGATCCGGATTTGATCCTTCGACAGATTGAATCTGCCAAGGACCGTGAGCGAGTCGTGGACGAACGGCTGGATCCATACTCGGCTCGGTTCTTTCCTCGGGAGGCCAGGACAGAGTCTCTGGCGAACCTGGTGCGCAACCAGCGCACGGTTGAGGAAATCATTCGAGCAAGAACATGGGGGTTGGTGACTGAGCGATGCAGTGGCACTTCTGTGACGTGGCAGGAAGCTTTTGATACCTGGCGCAAGAATCACCGGCGATGAAGTGATGATGACCGACAACTCTCCATTCCTTGGCTTGTACTACTCCCTTCGATCAAGTGGATCTCATGGGACACCATATATTACAATGTACACTACTGCATATGTCCAAAGGCCTTTTGTATAGCACTTCCTATTTGCCTTGATATTAAGCTTCATATATGAGAAGAACCGGGAAACATGATCACAAACAGTCGAACGCCGATGTTGCCATTGTGAAAATCGGTCTTTCCCTTCGTAAATGGCGTGTACCCATCTGAGTTtggaagggaagggaagatCTCCATCGTGCTAAGCCACTATCTCTCTATTCAAATCTAGAGATTTGCTGTATCTGATTTGATTCAATCGAGAAAGATAATTAATTAAGTAGGCGGAGCCACTCAGAATGGAAAGCTATTGACTACATCTGTATCAATCCCCACCATTGCAATCGTATACAGACACTCAGCCCATAATATCATTCACGATGTCCTGAAGAACAGGTTTGTTCCCCAATACGGTATTGCCAATCAAAAATTTGGCGCCTTTCTTCGCCGGCTTCCGAAGACTGTTGCTACTAGCAGGCTGTCGAGGACCCAGCGGACTCAGAGGATCCCGCGAGGCTGGAGACTTCTTCCTTTTCGAGCTGGGACTGTGCTTATTACTCTTCGCAGAGTCAGGAGTTTGCCCCTGCGTAGCATCGGTTGCTGCAGACTGGAAGACGTGGCTGTCCGCCGCGCCAGGGGGCAGATTATAGACCCAGCCATTTCCTTCGACCAGACGGACATATTTGTACAGTAGCTCGTTACCGTCGCGCAGGGTGGATCTActgccgatgacgaggagcTTTGTGCGCGCGCGGGTGAACGCGACGTTGACGCGGCGCCAGTCGCGGAGGAGCTCGCCGACGTGGTTATCGGAGTTGCTGCGGACGCAGCTCAGGATCACGATTTCCTTGTCCCGGCCTTGGAATTTGTCGGTCGTGtgcatctccagctcgggCGTGTAGCGGCGGAGacgctggcggagaagagagagctGGCTGCGATAGAAGGTGATGACGCCGATGTTGCGAGCGGGAATCCCGCAGGCGAGGAAGGCCTCGACGAGTTGCGCGCAGAGGATTGTCTCCATGTGGTTCACCATGCGCTGGCCCTGCACAGATTCGAGGGCTGCGGTGCCGAGCGGATCTGTGTTCACAAGTCGGGTTTTGGCAGATGGCTCGACCAGGTCTCGGAGCCAGCAGCTTCCCTGCGCCGTGCCCAAACAGATTTGTCTTTGAGAGGCATTAAAATCGTCGGCATGGAACTGCTTAAGGGCCTTGATATCCGGCACCTCCAGTGATCGCGCTGCAACCTCGGGCGTTCCGCATTTCAGCCGACCCGAGTAGATCAGGGTGTTGGAAAGTAGCATAACCTCCTCGCACATGCGGTATTGGTGTTCCAAGTTGACCACTGAGCTCGGTTGTGCGTCAGAGAGCAGCTTAAAAAGACTGACATCAAGCCCTCCTTCTTGGGCTGCTTTGTTTTGCACAAGTGGAGGTAGTTGGTAGTGGTCGCCGACGAGAATGAACGTCCTTGCCATGCGGATCGGGCCCACGCAGACCGGAAGTGTGATCTGCGAGGCTTCGTCGACGATGCAATAGTCAAAGATGCGCTGATTGAAGATGTTTTTGTTAACGCCAAGGCATGTAGTGGCAACCACCTGCGGCTTCTCATACGAATCCTTGAGCTCTTCGATGGTCGTTTTCGGAATCGCTTCCAGATCAGCAAACTGTTGCACGTCTGGATGGATTTTAGCGGGAGCACCAAGACGCAGAATGCGGATGTTGTCGTCTCGAATCTTTAGCAAAATGTTGTCGACTGCAGTGTGAGTATAAGACGTGAGGAGAACACTCTTTCCTTGGGCCACTAGCGCGCGAATTATATGAGAGATGGTAGTTGTCTTGCCAGTCCCAGGCATACCCAGAACCAAGGCATAATCCTTGGCGCTCATAACTTTCTCGATCGCCTGCTTCTGATCGACATTTAGACTGTCGGGTCCAGAGATGGTGTATTGCGTGGAAGAGGTCTTGAAGACAGGCGCTTGACCCTCGATGATGAGCCGCCTCAGCTGTCTTGACTGAAACAAGTTGTTGTCCATCATACAGATGAGATTGTTGCGGACAGTGGCCATGCCGTTGCTGAACTCATCCTTGTCGATTCGGTAAATCACCTGTTCCTCAGGGACCTCCAAGGCAGGATCATTAGGGTCTCCGCCAACTTCCATGATGCCCTTGAATGACTGATTTATGACGGGGTCGAAGCCAGCTGCTCGTGTTCTCGCATTGTGCAACTTTCTGTCCACAGCGACAGTGATATGCGTCCGGCTCACATGCACCACATAGCCATTTGCGAGCGCAAAATGACCTTTCTCATCAGACACGACGATGGGCTCACCGACAGAAATCTGTGATTCCGTAAAAGTGAAGTTGAGAGATGCCTGTCGTTTGAGGAATGTGTAGCGGTAGCGGTTAATTTTGGTGGCATTGTTATCTTCGCATGCAGACCTCGGATCAATCACAAGATCTCCAAAGCACCGACCTAGAGCCTCCCGCTCGTTGCTCAACAACGTCCACAGCTCTCGCCGGGCCTTGATCAAGTTGCCTTCCTCCTTGGTTAGAAGCTCATCCCATTTACGGAAGAAATCGCTGTCACTTTGGTTGAGATGGCCAACAGCGGCATCAAAGTCGTCACCTAGAGCGCTCGTTTCACCATTGCCATCCTCGCTTAGCTTGTGATAGATGAGGCACGGTGTCTTCGCATAGCAGTTATTGCACATGCGAGCTTTCTTGAGCATGGGTGGAAGCTGGAAGCGCTCGCGGACATACCCAGCGAGCCGATTTCGCTGCTGGATCATTTGGAGGAGCTCGTGCCGAATACCACGAATGCTGAGAGTCCTGGACACTTCAAGATAGTACAGAATCCCAAAGGTGACCTCAACGTCTAGGCAGTGTTAGCAAGTAACCTAGGTTCCGGAAAACGATTTGGAACGCACCATAACGGTCAGAAAGAAGTAAGGTGTATAGGGCCGTTTGTGCTCTATGGGCCTGGTTCGTATCTCTCTTGCCTGTTTTGAGCTCGAGCGGAACAACGAGGTTTTTTTCTGTGTCCTTCTCGCGACAGGCAATCTGCACTGTGGCATCGATATTGCCCTTAAGTCCATACATCGGAGACCAGATGTGCTCCTCAACTTCAAGCAATTTGGTGATACTCAGATTCAGCTTTGTGCTATTGCGGTCCTCAACCATCGAGTTGGCCTATTGACACTGGTCAGTAGGCATCCAATCATTTATTGGGTGAAAGTGTACCTGTGGCTTGGTCTGAACAAAGACATCTGCCCACGCTTGGATAGTGGGTATCTTGCCCATGATCTCCTCAACAACTTGAGGTATACTCATCTGAATGGCGTACAGGTCCTCGACATGCCTCTGCATAACGGTTTCAACCAGCGATCGTAGGGCTTCCGTATTCCATTGATTAGCTTTCAGGGCTTCTTGGAAGATTTCATGCAAAAACATTCCGAAAGCCTGTGGTTTCTCGAGAGCACCAAAGGCTTTGACACGGTCTTGGAGTACAGCGCGGCGCTGGCAGTCTATCGAGTCTGCCACAACGGTGGCGGAGATgaggtgatcaggatgcagGATGACCATGTTGTGGGAGTTGTCCACAATGCACTGGCCGGTTACATCGAAGTCGCCGACCAGGTGAATGTACGAGTCTTTACTGCAGGGCGTGTCGAACCAGGATTCGCGTAGCACAATGACCTTGCGGCCTCTagtcttctcgtcctcgacgagcAGTACCTGCTCCCAGCGTCAGTTGCTGATATAGCTTCTGGGCGGATACAGGAGAGTGCAGACCTGCTCTGGTTGAGTACGTCCTTTCGGAGTAACATACGCGTTCTCCACAATGTCAACGATTTGATGACGTTTGATAGCTTGTCGGCCTTTCATGTTCTATGTATAATTGTCTTAGCATATATTTAGAGTTAAACCCACTAAGAGTGACACACATAGGCCTGCCCATTTTCACCCGTCTGCTTCATGGTCTGTTCAATTGCCTCCAGATCAAaatcatcgtcgtcaaaCTCATCGCCAGAGGATTCCGGATCAGGTTTCACAGATGTCTTCTGTGGTATCTCGCCTGACACGTCAGCGCCTGCGCCAACAGTGACCGAGCCAGAACTCTTGAAAGGTGGTTTTTCTTTGGTAGTTGGTTTCGTCGTATGGATCGAGCTGGACTTTGCATCGCATGCTGCAAGAACATCCTGCAGGCTGTCAGGAAAGTCCCCATATTCGTCATCGTCAAAGTCGTCTGAATCATCATGTTTTGGTTCGCCACTAGTAGCTTTTTCCTCAGATATAACGGGCACCTTCGGCCGCCACGACTGGGATTGTTGATTTGCAACAGCTGACCAGCCTGAGGATCCGAAAGAGTCGAATTCTTGACGATCAGATGCAGGCGCCAGCGCCGGCGCTATGAATGGATCAGCGGAGGCTTCGGCCAAGTCGAGGAACTCCTGATCCAGGTCATCATCCCCAAACTCGGACGAAGAGTCTTGGAAGGCAGCCTTCTGATCGACATTCATATCATCGCCCGGGACATGGGGTGGAAGGCAATCATCGGCTGCCACAAAATCTCCAGCGTGCTTCCTGTCCACTGTCGGAGACGACGAGCGACATCGCCGGGTATCCATTCGTTGGCGCAGGGGCGACGAATTGGGCGGAGCCATTTCAGCAGACGGAGCAGGTCGCAGACTCTGTTCAATCTGCTCAAGCAATATATTGATTCTGGACGACTTTGCTTTACCCGAGTCAAGGACATTGCTGTTTGCACGCGCGAAGATGCCACGGTTGGAACCAGGCTCTTGTTTGTTGACGCGTCTTCTCTTCGCCCGGGAGGTGGGCCATTCAGCTGCACAACTTATGGATCGCCTCAAGCCCGAAGAATCTCGGCTAGTTCTGCCTGATGCCGGTGTTTGAGGTGACGATGAGAGAAGGTTTCCGAGGCGGGGTGGTGGAAGTTGCTCGGAGCCCTCGACCATGTTCTTGTCCATATAGTTATTCCACAACTCGGCAGCCAGATCATGCTGGGGTGTCTTAAATAATGCCTGTATCGACTGGAGGTCCAATGGCTCTTTTTGCGCCTTTTTCGAGTTGCCGTCGGAAGGAGAGCTCGGAGACGAGGAGCTATGGCGCCGCTTTCTGCGACGACGCGCCGGGGTCTGTGAGGAAGTATCCGGGTTCGAACTGACAGGGACATGTTGCCAGATGACATGGTCGACTGGCGTCATTTCCGGGCCTGGAGCGGGATCAAAAGCGTCCTCGGCGTTGCTGATCAGGTCGGCGAGGGGAATTCGGTTCCCGGGAGTCTGTGGGCACTCTTTGATGGGCTTCGAGTCCTTTTCGGGAACTGCTGAAGCGGGAGCCGGCGCGGCAGCAGGAGCTTCAGTGCTGGTCTTGTCGGGTGATGTCTGCATCGGGTCCACCACTCCATTTAGCCACGAGCTTTGGTTCTCCTTGTTGCCGTGGGCTGGTTTAACCCCATCCTTCAAAGTCGCAGTGGCGTCTTGCTCATCGGTGAAGCGGAAGGCGTTTAAAGCTCTGCGGGAGTTGGAAGATATGGGAAAAGAGCTGTCGGTCCCGGCCATGGCTCTATCTGGTCCAATCGCGAGAGAGTTCAAAATGGGTAAGGATACATTCTCGTGGCGAGCTTGAGTGGGTCCCAGTCAGCAATGGAAAAGAGTGGCCAAATGGGAGGGAAGGGTTCTGCATACCGGTTGTTTGCGAATGCGATGTTTAGCTATGTACTGGGCCCGGGTTGTTGTTCAAGTGGGGATGACTTGGCCGggaaagaggaagacgcGACGCGTATCAAATTGATGCCTGAGCA
Encoded here:
- a CDS encoding uncharacterized protein (ID:PFLUO_008954-T1.cds;~source:funannotate), translating into MPELAEVARIVHFIRQHLVGKTLSKVQAQHDDIVYGKVGTSAAEFQKAMQGKKIVGAGQQGKYFWITMSSPPHAVMHFGMAGWLKIKDADTYYYRSDKPADKEWPPKYWKFLMETSDEVKTEAAFVDFRRLSRIRLVDCPADDIRNHTPLKENGPDPVADKETVTAEWLMNKLRSKKVPIKALLLDQANISGIGNWMGDEILYHAKIHPEQYSNTLSDEQIKELHTAIHYVCSTSLDVLADSEKFPEHWLFKHRWGKGKKNQPAVLPNGDKITFLTVGGRTSAVVPSVQKKTGAVAKDFDESANGTPANSKRKRASVKKESDSEAEEAVKPKSSKSQSKKKRTAVKSEDLEEEKKPNDASLGRRRSTRTRT
- a CDS encoding uncharacterized protein (ID:PFLUO_008952-T1.cds;~source:funannotate) — encoded protein: MSAILSADDLNDFISPGVACIKPVETLPPKDTKTQENAYEVTTEDKVQPETLPPAQISLTDCLACSGCVTSAEAVLISLQSHTEVLNTLDSFPELPLTPGATIANAGAADEGRIFVASVSPQVRAGLAATYGISEKEAGYMIDQFLRGPQGLRAGGKHGSGFTWVVDTNIMREAVLVLTADEVSESLSSENSDSPLPQRPVLSSACPGWICYAEKTHPFILPHLSRLKSPQALSGTFFKTVLSKALGVPPSQIWHLALMPCFDKKLEASREELTDMSWQTGANEQHQPVRDVDCVITTRELLSLASSRGFSLPNLPLQPLPPTFTPPFPEKALDFFISSTRSRTEQTLEAGTSGGYLHHVLKAFQARNPESELVTHRGRNADVVEYILNSKDGQPIMKAARYYGFRNIQNLVRKLKPARASRLPGAARRQAMSRNATAGGGSDYAYVEVMACPGGCTNGGGQMRVEDAREATGAMDTTDSVATSKPSPHEQRAWLARVDEAYFSMESDSENEEPPQPVSAADKEAQIHEGLSQWSRFMDIPLEKLVYTTYRKVESEVGKDKNTDDTTRVAELAGKIGGGW
- a CDS encoding uncharacterized protein (ID:PFLUO_008955-T1.cds;~source:funannotate), whose amino-acid sequence is MAGTDSSFPISSNSRRALNAFRFTDEQDATATLKDGVKPAHGNKENQSSWLNGVVDPMQTSPDKTSTEAPAAAPAPASAVPEKDSKPIKECPQTPGNRIPLADLISNAEDAFDPAPGPEMTPVDHVIWQHVPVSSNPDTSSQTPARRRRKRRHSSSSPSSPSDGNSKKAQKEPLDLQSIQALFKTPQHDLAAELWNNYMDKNMVEGSEQLPPPRLGNLLSSSPQTPASGRTSRDSSGLRRSISCAAEWPTSRAKRRRVNKQEPGSNRGIFARANSNVLDSGKAKSSRINILLEQIEQSLRPAPSAEMAPPNSSPLRQRMDTRRCRSSSPTVDRKHAGDFVAADDCLPPHVPGDDMNVDQKAAFQDSSSEFGDDDLDQEFLDLAEASADPFIAPALAPASDRQEFDSFGSSGWSAVANQQSQSWRPKVPVISEEKATSGEPKHDDSDDFDDDEYGDFPDSLQDVLAACDAKSSSIHTTKPTTKEKPPFKSSGSVTVGAGADVSGEIPQKTSVKPDPESSGDEFDDDDFDLEAIEQTMKQTGENGQAYNMKGRQAIKRHQIVDIVENAYVTPKGRTQPEQVLLVEDEKTRGRKVIVLRESWFDTPCSKDSYIHLVGDFDVTGQCIVDNSHNMVILHPDHLISATVVADSIDCQRRAVLQDRVKAFGALEKPQAFGMFLHEIFQEALKANQWNTEALRSLVETVMQRHVEDLYAIQMSIPQVVEEIMGKIPTIQAWADVFVQTKPQANSMVEDRNSTKLNLSITKLLEVEEHIWSPMYGLKGNIDATVQIACREKDTEKNLVVPLELKTGKRDTNQAHRAQTALYTLLLSDRYDVEVTFGILYYLEVSRTLSIRGIRHELLQMIQQRNRLAGYVRERFQLPPMLKKARMCNNCYAKTPCLIYHKLSEDGNGETSALGDDFDAAVGHLNQSDSDFFRKWDELLTKEEGNLIKARRELWTLLSNEREALGRCFGDLVIDPRSACEDNNATKINRYRYTFLKRQASLNFTFTESQISVGEPIVVSDEKGHFALANGYVVHVSRTHITVAVDRKLHNARTRAAGFDPVINQSFKGIMEVGGDPNDPALEVPEEQVIYRIDKDEFSNGMATVRNNLICMMDNNLFQSRQLRRLIIEGQAPVFKTSSTQYTISGPDSLNVDQKQAIEKVMSAKDYALVLGMPGTGKTTTISHIIRALVAQGKSVLLTSYTHTAVDNILLKIRDDNIRILRLGAPAKIHPDVQQFADLEAIPKTTIEELKDSYEKPQVVATTCLGVNKNIFNQRIFDYCIVDEASQITLPVCVGPIRMARTFILVGDHYQLPPLVQNKAAQEGGLDVSLFKLLSDAQPSSVVNLEHQYRMCEEVMLLSNTLIYSGRLKCGTPEVAARSLEVPDIKALKQFHADDFNASQRQICLGTAQGSCWLRDLVEPSAKTRLVNTDPLGTAALESVQGQRMVNHMETILCAQLVEAFLACGIPARNIGVITFYRSQLSLLRQRLRRYTPELEMHTTDKFQGRDKEIVILSCVRSNSDNHVGELLRDWRRVNVAFTRARTKLLVIGSRSTLRDGNELLYKYVRLVEGNGWVYNLPPGAADSHVFQSAATDATQGQTPDSAKSNKHSPSSKRKKSPASRDPLSPLGPRQPASSNSLRKPAKKGAKFLIGNTVLGNKPVLQDIVNDIMG
- a CDS encoding uncharacterized protein (ID:PFLUO_008953-T1.cds;~source:funannotate); this encodes MVTRTRNQPKDDQLNIKQLQNKRVQKPQPRLTDSEVRKKRRDVAKKTRDLIRPISKALHLTTPPSGYKATFKNTEPLKPTGKSFPGLSPLTVKVVRGDTFETAVTLDNARELMGCQDTQTICVLNFANARSMGGGWLNGAMAQEEELCYRSTLSATLKPRFYPLGELEAVYSPNVVIFRENYAKNHSLMWHETPELLPVVSIISIAAPDRPATTVADDGQEKYLNPLDRDMMKDKMRLILRVAGHSGHRRLVLGAFGCGVFRNPKHDVAHCWAEVLKENEFKGWWEMIVFAILEKNADSVDGAGLTLRILRSILGNLQV